The Flavobacterium sp. CBA20B-1 genome includes the window TTTAAAACAATTTTAATTGATTTTCAGCTATTTCCGCCTTGTATTTACTACTACCCATTTGCAAAATAGTACTTTTTATTTGCGGAGCATATTTAAAACCCAACGGCGCAAGGGTATCGGCACAAGTAATAAAATGTTTGGCTCGGTTATACGCAATTCCCATCTTTTTAAGTTGATATTCCCGCAGTTTTCCGTACTTGCGTGCAGTGATGATTTTCACAGCCGATTGCCGACCAATCCCGGGAACACGAATAATTGTTTGATAATCAGCAGTATTAATGTCAATTGGAAATAAATGCAAATTTCGCAATGCCCAACTCAATTTGGGATCGATATCCAAATCTAACTGTGTAAATGCCGGATTTAGAATTTCATTCAATGAAAAATTATAAAAACGCAACAACCAATCGGTCTGATACAATCTGTTCTCACGAATTAACGGCGGTCGCGAACCAATCTGTGGCAACGCGGTATTGTCGTTATTAATAGGAATGTATCCACTATAATATACGCGCTTTAGCTGGTATTTCTTGTAAAACTCATCCGCAACACTCATAATTTCCCAATCGTTTTCGGGTGTTGCACCAATAACCATCTGGGTACTTTGCCCCGCAGGAACAAATGTCGGAGTATGTTTGATTAATTTTTTTTCGTTTTGAAACGTCTGTATTTTCGTATTTACAAATTGTAAAGGTTTACGCACCGAATCATGGTCTTTTTCGGGAGCCACGAGCTTCAATCCGGCTTCGGTAGGCATTTCCAGATTAATACTCATACGATCCACATACAAACCAGCTTCCTGTATCAGTTCTTCGCTGGCACCGGGAATGGTTTTTAAGTGAATGTAACCGTTGTATCGTTCTTCCAGTCGCAGTTTTTTAACGATACGCAGCAATCGTTCCATGGTAAAATCGGCATTTTTAAAAATACCCGAACTTAAAAACAATCCTTCAATATAATTTCTGCGGTAAAAGTTCATGGTTAAATCTACCACTTCTTCCACCGTAAAGGCAGCACGTTTTACATCGTTACTTTTACGGCTCACGCAAAAAGCACAATCGTAAATGCAATGATTGGTCAACAAAATTTTAAGCAACGACACGCATCTTCCGTCTTCCGTGTAGGTATGGCAAATTCCTGAAGCAGATGCATCGCCAATTCCGCCGGTATTTTTTCGCTTGCTTCCGCTAGAACTGCAACTTACATCGTACTTTGCGGCATCGGCCAATATCATCAATTTTTCTTCGATCCGTTCCAAAATAGTTCCTCTTTACATCCTATCAAAGTTAACGATTCCTTTCATTTTCACTTGTCGTTCCAAAAGTTAAAAACGACATTTTTTGTTAAGGTTTTGATAAGATATTCCCCCTGACAAAAATCCACTTTTTTAGCTTGTAAAATATCATTAACTTGTAGATTCATTTTAAAAAATTAAAGCTATGAATGATTTAAAAGGAAAAAAAATTGCCATTCTTACAGAAGATGGCTTTGAAGAAATTGAATTGACCAGCCCGCTTGAAGCCTTGAAAGATGCCGGCGCAGAAGTGTTGATTGTATCGCCAAAAAATGGCAAAGTAAAAGCAAAATCGGGTGATGATTGGACAAAAGAGTATGATGTTGACTTACAACTGAACGATGCAAAATCAGGTGAATTCGATGCATTGGTAATTCCTGGCGGAGTAATCAATCCAGACAAATTGCGAACCAATAAAGATGCTTTGCAGTTTGTGCAAACATTTTTTAACGAGAACAAACCTGTTGCTGCCATTTGTCATGGTCCACAGGTTTTGATAAATGCAGAAGCTGTTCGAAACAAAAAATTGACATCGGTTGGCGCAATTGAAGCCGACTTGAAAAATGCCGGAGCGCAATGGGAAGATCAAGAAGTTGTTGTGGATGGAAATTTAATAACCAGCCGCACCCCAAAAGATTTACCCGCTTTTAACAAAGCAACAATTGAGGCGATTGCTAAAGCCTAAAACCCAAAAACACCATCTGCTTTTTATCAGATGGTGTTTTTAACTTTTAAATTGCTCCAAGCAATTTGCTTCTCATTAAATTAGTGTGGTAATATCTTCTAAAGCCAATCGGGCTTTTGGTGTTTTGGCAGGATCATTAAAATCGCTTTCGCTTCTATATCCCAACGCCACAGCAGTAATGGCTGTGAATCCTTTTTCGGTTAATCCAAATTCTTCATCCAAAATTTGCACATCAATGCCTTCCATGGGGCATGCATCAATTCCCAAAGCGGCTGCTCCTAATAAAAACTGACCAATGTTTAAATACACTTGTTTTTCCAACCAATGTTGTTCATCTTTTAATTGTTCTTTATGGATATTTACAAACAATGTTCTGCCGTCTTTGGTCATTTGCTTGATTTGCTCGTTGGGGAAACGCCCAGCTTTGGCTTCCGATTCAAGAACTAACTCTTTATAGGCTTCATCAATACGCATTTTAGAGCAAAAAAGCACCACATGCGAGGCATTCAGCACTTTAGCTTCGTTGAATTTGTAGTTGCCTTGCACACCTTTTGCCATTCGCTGTTTGCCTTCCTCTGTTGCGGCAATCACAAAATGCCACGGCTGAAGGTTTACGCTAGACGGACTCATTTGCAATAATGATAAAAGTTGCTTAAAATCGTCTTCTTTTATTTTTGTGGAAGGATCGAATGATTTCGTTGAATATCGATTGTTTAAAATGTTGATTATATTCATTATGTAAACGGTTATTTTTATGTATTTTTGTAATTGCAAAATGCAAGTACAAATATATAAATGTAATTGCAAAACGCAAGTACTTTTTTTATTTTTTATGGAAAAGAACAGATCAAATTGTCCGCTAAGTTGTACGCTTGATATTTTGGGCGATAAATGGTCGTTGCTGATTATTCGCGATGTAATATGGAAAGGAAAGGTTTCATACAGCGAATTTTTACTTTCGGAAGAAAAAATTGCGACCAATATTTTAGCAAATCGCTTAAAAATGTTAGAGGAAGAAAGCATTTTGATAAAGGAAGTTTCTGCTACCAACAAATCGAAATTTGAGTATCGTTTAACACAAAAAGGTGCGGATTTGTTACCTATTTTGGTAGAAATGGCCGATTGGAGCGTTAAGCACAATGAATCGGCTAAAGCATCGGCTCTCGGTCAGCGGATAGCTGGCAAAAAGATGAAATTCTTAAAGGAAATACAATCAATAATTCAAGAACGAATTAATAATAAGGAATAACTGACACGATATGCTACGCACAGAAGACCATCAAAAAAAATGGATTGCACATGGCTTTCGGCATATTTTGAAAACCTGAAAGCAATTGTCAAAAGTTTTGCCTGAATGTAGTTGTACAGTAGCGACTAAAACACCTTTGACTCTTTCTTTAATTTTGTGGTGAAAAATTAATTAAAGAGAAATGACACAAAGATTTCACAAGTTTTATCTGAAAATCACTGCAATCGTAATAGGTTCGTTTGGTCCGATTTTCTTTTTGGGCACGATGCTGCCTACATCTGAACCCGCAAGATGGTCTTTGGATTTACTAAGCCTTCCCCTAGACGGTTTGCAAAATTATGAGGCGTCCACTAACCGATTTTTGAGTGCATTAACAGGCGTGATTTTTGTTTGGTTGGGGTGTTTGTATTTGGCTTTTGCAAAAATGGGTTTATGACAAAGTACCCAACAAGGTGCGAAAGGCAGTCTTGGCGAGTCTTTTAGCTTGTTTTTTTTTTTTAGACAGCGCAGGTTCTATTACTTCGGGAAATGTGAGCAATGCGTTTATTAATATTCTGGTATTGATGATTGCAGTTGGTTCGCTATGGAAAGTCGCTAAAAATTAGGCCTATAAAATTCAAAAAATGTTTATGCTACCTATTGAGTTATTCAGAACATTTTGACAAAAAAACAATATCAACTATTTATATTTCCCTTTCAGGGAAATACTGTATCACATAGCTAAAAAGCCTTTTATATACTAGCCAAAGGCAATGTCTTTGGTTCTTTGGGATAGTGGTTGATGCGCCCTGAAAGGGCAATATAGCTTTGTATTACCCCATTTTTTCGGTTTATCATTACTTTTCTCTGAATAGGCTTGGTGTGTTAGGTTGCCTTTTGGATTCGCCGATTTTCAATTCAGGGCGTTGTCTAATATGTTGTCGTTAGCTTTCCGATTGTGATTCATTGGGTTGGGATTTTTTCCCTTTCAAGGAAAAGTTTGGTTGAAAAGTGGGTGGAAGTTTTTGGTTTTAATCAATGTTACTATAATTTTTATAGGTCGCTCCTACAGAGGAATGAACAGTTTGTCTCAACAAGGCTTCATTCCCCAATCATCAATCGTTAGCATTGTAGGATAGAGATCTGTCAAAAAAAATCCCCATATGTCCTAAAAAAAATTATAAGATACTGCTTTCTGTACACGCATTTCCCCCTAACGTTTTGCGGTTTGTTGCTGAAACATTTTCTTCCATTTTGCCACTGTATTGCGACTTAACTTAAAGTGCAGCGCCAATTCGCTATCGTTTAAATTATGCTTTTTTTGGTGATTCAATATTTTCTCAATCGATGCCTTGTCATACGATTTATACTTTTGGTTACTTCTTTGCTGTTCCTTTAATTTTTTTCCAAAGATTAAATCATTTAATAACAAAACATCCATTGAAGATAGCTTCTCTTTTGATAAAATGGCAGCACAATCATTCTTTTTATGTGGATATTTTTTTTCTAATAAATCTACATAAATTTTTTTATAATTAGGAACTATTGATCTTTTTTGTATTTTTTTATCCATTTGTAAAGTGTTGTTTTAGGAATGTTGTATTTTTCTATAATTTCATTTTTTGTCATTTCACCCTTATCGAGCATCTCTAAAAAAAAGTCAATAATTTCGGTAGTGTACACGTTTTTTCTGAACTGCGGTACACTTTTAAAATTGTTCTCTTTTTTATAATTGATGGAAGTTGGCGGTGCATACAACACTAAATGCTGCGTGTAAATTCTAAAAAAGTCGTACGCTAATAATTTACTCCAAAGCAATAATTTCTCTGTATCAATATTTTTGGATTGATACATTTTTTCCAATTCTTCATCGGTTATTTTAAAAAATTTCAGAATGCGGTCTGTTTCTATTTTTTGTTCATTTACCAATTGAAGAATAAGATGTCCTATATGAATATCTTTAAAATTGTATTCCATTAACTTTTGCCCAAGTGTTATGTTTTCTCTATTTTTTTTCTTCTTTTTACCTATTTGTCTACTGTAATATTTTACTTATTATGCGTATTTGGAAGCATCGGGTTTGTAATCGCTATACAATTTTTTATTTGTATAGATACTTCGTTGGATATATTTTCACAATTCACATTATTTAGCACTTTTAAACGCACTTTTGTTTCATTTAAAGCATTGGAAGCATGGGTGATATTTAAGGTGTTGTTGCTTACCGAAACAACGCCACTAAAAGTAGCATTTGTTAATACATTCCAAACCGAAGGTGCAGATGCCGTAGCATATTCCCAAGTATAAGTAGTAGCATTTGCCACAGCAACCGTTATTTGTGTATCGTTATTTTCACAAATACTAATATTGGGAACATTTTGCGCTACCGTAGGTAAAGCATTCACGGTAATCGTAAAAGACACTTTAGGACCAACGCACAAAGTTCCTGAAACCGAAGTTCCTTCTGCTACCCAATAATTATGTGAACCAACTGCTGTTGGGTTTGGTACAGATGCTAAAGGTGTGGTTGCACTTGCCGAATCAAAGTAATATAACTGATAACCGTTTGTAACGCCTGTTGGTGATAAAGCATTTTGCAGAACCACTGGATTACCTTGACAAACCGATACATTTTGAGCTGTTGGCTGTGTAGTTACCAATATCAACGATGTTTGTAACCTTATATAACAACCGGCATCCATACCCGGAACTACTGCATAATAAGTTCTCTTTGAACCATCGGTATTAACCGGAAAATTACCGGTAACAACATTTGTAGTAGAGCTGTAACTTGAAGGTTCAGACGTAAAAAATTTGGTTAGTAATGGATACTTGTCTGCAATTTGCGCACGTGGAAAGGCATTACCTGCCAAGGAACAAAATGCTTTAAACTGCAACATTCCATTTTCAACCGGAGGTGGAGCACAGTTTTGAATAAATTGTTGACTCACAGCAATAGTAGATTCAAAATCTGTAAATATTGGACCTTCACAAACACCACTTACATATTCGCGAATAAGTTTTGAATTTACAATACTTCCTGAAGTAGCACCAGTTCCAGTAATTGTCCCATTTACATTGATCTTTAATCCGCATGGTCCGGCTGAAGAAAGCAATGCACAATTTTCGGTAGTTTTAAATTTGTAATTCAATGATCCTTGTAGTACATCTCTGTTGGGGTCTAGTGGCAATGTACCTATATTCCAAACCAATTTTCCTCCGGGATAATCCTGTGGAGTTGCTCCAACCGGAGCCCAAGCTGGCTTCTCCCAAGTAACAGTGGTTCCGTTAGGAATTTTTATTGTAGGATGAGATCCTACTGTAATTGTAGAACTGTCATAATGTAGATTAAAAGGAATAGGAATTTCTATTTTAAGATTATTAACCGCTTCTGTTCCTTTGTTATACAAATTTAAATCAAATTCTAATTCTTGACCAGGATCTACTGTTGTTCCCGAGGGTGGCGTGTTAACAGCCGTTATATTTTCTGCAACTACATCGGGTACATAGGCATCTACCGCAAAAATAATGCTGTAAATTGTATAGGTATCTTGATTGGTTCCAAAACGAAAACGTGTAGATGTTTGATTGTTTGTAATGATGTTCTTAGAGCTATTTGGCAAATCAAACATCGCAATATCTAATCCGTAATTGTTGGTGTAATTTGGTGTTCGGGTATTTCCACCAGTATTAACAGACGAATTAAAGAAATTATTAGTGGTATTTCCGCTATGACTTAAACGCACCCAGTTACTGTTAGCTGCATTGCGAATATCAAATACATCGCCACTAATTCCTTGATCTCCTTCGCCTGCCATCATTCCCATCTTCACATTAACAGCTCCGCTTTGTGCTGCGCGAAAACCAGAAACAGAAAGTTGTCCGTAAGTTGTAACTGGTCCAGTCTGATTACAGCCCCACCATCTCGGATCAATACACTCTGTTTGACCATCGTAAGCAATGTAGCTATAGCCATCAAACATAGTGATATCACGCCATTTCATTTCCGGGTTTTCAAATATCACTACTATTCCCCATCCACCATAATAACCAACAGAGCCACCATTACCTACTGTTGTAGCTACATCGGCTACAGAAAAAGTTCCCCATGCATTTCCTAAATTTCGTACTTGTTGCGTAATATCTGCAAACGCCGAATACATTCCATCAACATCAGAAGCTCCAAAATGGATTCCATTAGCCGTTATTTCCGTGTAAGCAGTTTGACTTGGTAATTTTAACTTAACTTTGTTCTTAACCAAACCGTTACCTAATGTTAGAGATGAACTACCATCTCCACGACCCGACCAATACAAACCTGCATAGATTATTTTAGAACAGTCTTGATTAAATCCAGAAGGGTGTGATAGTACTGCAGAGGACGAGTTTTGAATAGCCGCAGGATCACCAGATAGTTTATGAAATACCATATTGGTATTGTTACTATTGTTAGCATCAGGGTTACCCGATTGCCATTGTCTTCTATCATATAAATTAGAATTTCCAATCATCAGGAAATCTCCTCGAAGATTGTAAATGCCTCCAGTTGGTGCACCTCCTGGTGAATTGGCTGAAGTACGTAATGAAAAATTTTCTTTGTTTTGTACTTGCGCCATCAGATAATTTCCTGAAAGCAATAGCAGAAATAAAGCAAATATTCTTAACGCTATATAATTTTTTTTATATACCATGACTATCTATCTATTTTTAATTTTTCGATCAGTATAGTACTATTCATATTTTTATTACTGATATGCTCTGCTACTAAAAGAGTTATAGCATCTACCTGGTTGTGATTGTATCCTTTTATAAGAACATATTCCAGATTTCTTAATGGAAATAAATTAAAATTCAAGTTACTAGGTATTGTATCATTAACATTTACTATTAAAACTTTACATTGTTGCAATTGCCATGTAAGGTTATTTAAAGCTGATGATCCACTTAAATCTTCTATTTCAATAACATCAAAAGGTTTTCCTGTTGATTCAACTGCATCAACAACTCCTTGTGCGGTTATGTATGTAAAAGAAGTTTGTCCGTATAGCCTTTCCTTCAGTTGATCTTGAGAAGCTACAGACATACTGTCTAAAGCTTGAGTGACTGATAATGTGTTTACTACAGTATTCTGCGCCTGTGTTTTGAACCCAAAGCATAGTGCAATAAACATTGTTATATATAAAACTGCTTTTTTCATAATTAATCTTCTTTAACAGCAAAAACAATATTTATAAAGCTGCCATTATTAATATTAGCAGATGCACTCACCGTATAAGTCATAAGTCCGGCTGGTGTGATGCTATTAATCGTAAAAACCCCCGATGTGGCATGTGTTACATGATATCCCAATTCGCTGGCTGGTAAAACGGGAAGTGCAGCAGCACCTGTGCTACTCATTACTGGGCTGCCAAATTGTGTGCTGTATATTTGATAAAGATCAATAGTTCCGATTCGTGTTGTATTATTATAGGTAACACCTGTTTGACCAGCCAATTGACTCTCTGCTGTGGGCACTAATACCGATGGCATATAGAAAAATTTAGGCATTGCTGCTTTTAAAGCCTTCACTGTTCCATCTTGGTTCACAGCCATTAAATGCTGTGTAATTCCAGTAGTAGCGTTTGTAGCTTGGGTTTTGGTTTTATCAAGCCCAGTAATTGCTAAATTACTACCTCCGGTTGCAATGGTAAAAGCATTTCCATTGTTTGAAATGGTAGTGGCTCTTGTTAAATTCCCTCCTAACTTTACTTTTCCATCATGTATTTCTACACCACTTTCTGCCATTCCACTTAAACTTGGGGTTACGGCTTCCCATTGGTTCAAAGAACTGTTATATGTTAAAACCTGTCCGTTTACATTTGGGGCGGTACTGCTTACAGCTGTTCCTTGAATTTTCTCTACCTTTGTACTATTCGCTGCGCCTGTTACATCACCATTCAACGTTATTCCAGCTGTATTGGCGCTTACTGTGTAAGTAGTTATATTTCCCGACACATTAGGAACCACCGATATTCCCGTTCCTGGTGCTACTATTGCATTGTTATCAATCGCCGCTACGTCTTCTCCATTCAATAGTCGTTGCCATTTATTTTGATACCAATAATAATAACCAGGTGTAACGTCACTAGTATATGCTGTATTATAAACAAAAAGACTATTGATATTTCCTGGTGTAATAGAAGTGTTGTCGGTAGTGGAGGTAAGGTTTACTTGTGGAAATAAAACACCTTTACTATTTGATACTATTTCTAACTGAGAAGATGCATTAGGTGTTCTAGTTCCTATCCCTACCTGACCTTGACTATATGCACCCAATGATACCACAGAAAAGACTGTAGCTAATGCCATTTTTTTCATAATCGTTCTTAATAATTATTTTTTAACACACTCATTTTAAGTATGTTTTACTCTTATCTAAATCTTCATTACGAGCATAAAATTAATGATTATTGAACCTACATTATTCACTAACCTATTGAAAATAACAGATTTAAGCTATACAAAAAACAACATATAACATATTTAAGCTATCGATAAGAAACAAAAAACTTTGAAATTTTATAAAATATCTAATCCCATTTTGAAAAAATACTTATTACGAAGAATGATAAATATGTTATAAAGTTGGTTTTGCCTCCTTAAATTTTTTAATGTTCTCAAACCTCGTTTTTGTTGTAATAATGTTAAGTTTTTATCGTCGTTAAAAAAAAAATTGTACTTTAGTCACTGTTTTTTTAATATTATAAATAAAGATTATGAAAAAGATGATTTTTGGGACATTCATGTTCTTCGCAATACAAGTTGGTTTTGCACAATCACAAGATGCACAAACATTTGTTAGCAACATGGGCGTTAAAGCGCAAATAGAAGGTGCAAAACAGCAAATTTTACCTGCTATTGACACAGCAAAAGTAGATGAG containing:
- a CDS encoding putative DNA modification/repair radical SAM protein, with the protein product MLERIEEKLMILADAAKYDVSCSSSGSKRKNTGGIGDASASGICHTYTEDGRCVSLLKILLTNHCIYDCAFCVSRKSNDVKRAAFTVEEVVDLTMNFYRRNYIEGLFLSSGIFKNADFTMERLLRIVKKLRLEERYNGYIHLKTIPGASEELIQEAGLYVDRMSINLEMPTEAGLKLVAPEKDHDSVRKPLQFVNTKIQTFQNEKKLIKHTPTFVPAGQSTQMVIGATPENDWEIMSVADEFYKKYQLKRVYYSGYIPINNDNTALPQIGSRPPLIRENRLYQTDWLLRFYNFSLNEILNPAFTQLDLDIDPKLSWALRNLHLFPIDINTADYQTIIRVPGIGRQSAVKIITARKYGKLREYQLKKMGIAYNRAKHFITCADTLAPLGFKYAPQIKSTILQMGSSKYKAEIAENQLKLF
- a CDS encoding type 1 glutamine amidotransferase domain-containing protein; translated protein: MNDLKGKKIAILTEDGFEEIELTSPLEALKDAGAEVLIVSPKNGKVKAKSGDDWTKEYDVDLQLNDAKSGEFDALVIPGGVINPDKLRTNKDALQFVQTFFNENKPVAAICHGPQVLINAEAVRNKKLTSVGAIEADLKNAGAQWEDQEVVVDGNLITSRTPKDLPAFNKATIEAIAKA
- the nfsB gene encoding oxygen-insensitive NAD(P)H nitroreductase gives rise to the protein MNIINILNNRYSTKSFDPSTKIKEDDFKQLLSLLQMSPSSVNLQPWHFVIAATEEGKQRMAKGVQGNYKFNEAKVLNASHVVLFCSKMRIDEAYKELVLESEAKAGRFPNEQIKQMTKDGRTLFVNIHKEQLKDEQHWLEKQVYLNIGQFLLGAAALGIDACPMEGIDVQILDEEFGLTEKGFTAITAVALGYRSESDFNDPAKTPKARLALEDITTLI
- a CDS encoding winged helix-turn-helix transcriptional regulator, whose translation is MEKNRSNCPLSCTLDILGDKWSLLIIRDVIWKGKVSYSEFLLSEEKIATNILANRLKMLEEESILIKEVSATNKSKFEYRLTQKGADLLPILVEMADWSVKHNESAKASALGQRIAGKKMKFLKEIQSIIQERINNKE
- a CDS encoding helix-turn-helix domain-containing protein — encoded protein: MDKKIQKRSIVPNYKKIYVDLLEKKYPHKKNDCAAILSKEKLSSMDVLLLNDLIFGKKLKEQQRSNQKYKSYDKASIEKILNHQKKHNLNDSELALHFKLSRNTVAKWKKMFQQQTAKR
- a CDS encoding transposase; the protein is MEYNFKDIHIGHLILQLVNEQKIETDRILKFFKITDEELEKMYQSKNIDTEKLLLWSKLLAYDFFRIYTQHLVLYAPPTSINYKKENNFKSVPQFRKNVYTTEIIDFFLEMLDKGEMTKNEIIEKYNIPKTTLYKWIKKYKKDQ